From the Argentina anserina chromosome 3, drPotAnse1.1, whole genome shotgun sequence genome, the window aagtgtttaatggtgttggtgtttcaacgttcccaaaacctaaacgtcaactttggtttctagtctcctgtaatctaatttagtttatttggatTATTAGAAATCTGGTGCGTTTcgaatataagttttttaatGCGTTAGAAGCCCCACGTCAtattttgaaattgtttagagAGTCTGCTCtgcattcttttcatcctaaaaaaaaagattctaCTAGCTAGTTGTTGACTTAACAATATGGTAGTCATTAAAGAAATCAAGATTAATTATAGTTCAAAATCCTATATGAAAGCAGTGGTGTATCCTAAATATCTTCCGTATCTCTAATTTGTTTACGAACTTGGGTGGTGCATAGGAAATTTCCCACTTGAACAAACATTAAGTTTTTAAATTCTAACGGATTCTATGCACCAAAGTTCTCTTACctagtgataaaaaaaaaaaaggttctcTTACCTCAATAGTACGTATGAGGGTCACATATGTTGTTAGCTAGTTCTTTTACCTATTAATGTTTCTTCACACTTTGATGGTCCAATCTTGTGGATGCTGTTTCTTTTAGCCTTATGATTTttgcaattttcttttattacaGATCATACTAAGCTTGTGGCTTCTCGATCGTTtatgatatatttttttctcttttgatcATAGTGCTTTACAACAGCAACACCAGTGAAATGATCAAATATTAATACCACGTAGATAATTGATGATATAACAAGAGGCTAAAATTACATATTCATTGTcgattcatatatatacacaaacaAGCATGAATACTCGTATATCAAACTTCTTTGCAGTTATCTTACACTCCTCCTCGAAACACACATTATATATCATGGAATATAAATCCTTGTGCGTGAAGCTACgatagtgtgtgtgtgtgtgtagcaGCTATCAGCTTGTTACATCCCTAGCGGTTAATCCAAGAGTAAAAATGATGAAGTATTATAGATTGATAGGAACAATGTTTAACTCCAAGCAGCCATTGGACGCTAGTAGTTATAAACAAAGGGCAATAACTTCCCTGATGAGGCCTGAGATCAAGTCTAGGGGGCATATAGTTCCATGAAGGGACTTGCCTTAATTCTAGGGGCCAAAAACCATAACGCGACAGGCGACATGTCCCTAAATATTACCAACTCTCCTCTAATCAAATCATCAAGGTCAGATTCATGTTATTGTTATGTTAGTGCAACACACATGAACACTTTAATAATGCAAGAAACAAAAGATTGATATTCTAAAGAAAAACTTATAATCCAGATTGAGATTTAACTAATTATATCCCagttaattaataaatatgAGAATTAGATATATAGTGAGGACATTCATACAAGAAAGTGAAGAGAATAGATGAGAGGGTGCACGTTGGCCCTTAGATTATGGGGAATGGGATGCCTTCCATGTGAGAGCGTACGTTCGAACAATTTTGTTTTGTAATTGGGTTTGGCTCTATGCAtcattttaatttgtttatgtctTGTTACACGTGTGCCCTACTTTCTTCAACAAAGAAATAGCTTAATTACATCGACTTTATCCAACTCATTGCACTCGAGACCTCCATATTTGGTAGTATAAGGAAATGAAGCATTATGGATTCTCTCATTTTCTAATGGCAAAGCACCGAAACACTTGCGGGTGTACTTTACATAGTGGCTATAGTCGATATTAGAAGATGTTTAGTAGCTAGTctatatttatatatctaCTACACTGCAAGCTAGCTATGCACATATACAATATATCTATCATGGGCGATAGCCGATAAGAGGTAGGTTGGAACTTGGAAACTTGGATTTCAAGTTATATAGTATGTTGTTTATtacaaattagaacttcaccaTCTTGAATCAACTTAAGAATAATTTATAGTTTTAATTGCTAGTATAGCCGTATAGGATTCGTTTTGTGGcattttttggttttggattATAAGATTTACTTCTTAAATGAAAGAGAAAGGAAGAAAAGATGAGGCAGAGAATGAATGATGAAGATGAGTGCACCGGAAAAGAAACTAAAGAGTAGAGATGAGTAAgttttcgtttttgattttgtgcATATTTCTGAATTATATCACAGAGGGAATCTTTTGTGACAATACTTGTGGATGAGTACGTACAACtcatgtataaatagatggaTTGTCCATTTTTCATTATTCATTCAAATGTTTTACGGACACAAGTTAATTTTAACTAACAGAAGTTTGAACACTTTAGTTTCAGTCACATTACCAAACACATAAATACTAAGTAAAAAGAGCATAGAATGTTCTACATATTTACCTCTTTATCTGCTTCACCGCTAATTAACCTATATGATctaatattttcatttcttaattTGTACTTACTCATGGATATACTACGACATTAGACATCATCATGTATTgatcaaaatatgaaattttttatCTCAAAACGACACCAAAATAACGTTGTTATACTCTAAATGCGACCAATTTAAAGTAAGAattaatctcacatcatatatCACACTCCACACCTAAACTAAATTGTGTTATTTAAAATCAAGGTTCGAAAAAACGctaggcggccgcctagaCGGCGCTTAGGcgatttttaattattaaatatatttttaatttttatacatgtttttaatattatttatatgattaaaaatatataatgagtaAAAAAGTACTAAATATTAATGTTCATAAATCAAAATAGTTTCAACTCATCCAAAATTCATACCACAATATTAGAATTTTAGAATAAaatgtaaatattttttttacaataaaaAATGGCCTAACCCTCAAATCCAAAAATATAAgattaacaaaaattaaagtCAAACCGCCTAAACGGCCGCCTAATCACCCGATCGCCATGAACAACCAAATTGATTAAAAATGCAACGGTGACCCACCGCCTAACGACTAAGCACCACATGACGGCCTAGGCGGCCGTTTTTAAGAATATTGTTTAACAACTATTATGGATGGAAATTCCTCCTATTTTCAATCCTTGCATTAGTCTCAGTTATCCAACACTCGGGTTTATAGGGAAATGAATCCAAAAAAAATCTCTACCCAAAAATACGCGCaaaaaacaaaccaaacaaaaatatgaaaccaaaaaaaaaaagcgtcACCCCAACAGAGACGTACGTACAATCTTCGCCCTATATAAGCCAAAACCAACTCCAAAATCtttcaatctctctctctctctctctctctcaaaactCTAAAACGATGGAGGAGATTCCACTACCGTCGCATTTCTCGCCGGAGCTCGACCTCGACACCCTCAAGCCCATCAGCTTCCTTGGCAAGGGAGCCATGGGCACAGTTTACCTAGTCTACGACCCAAAATCCGACCCCTCCGCCGCCTCCCCTTTCGCTCTCAAACTCGTCGACAAGTCCCTCCTCCGCACCAAGCCCGACGCCGACCGCCGCGCCCGGTGGGAGGTCCAGGTCCTCACCCGCCTCTCCGACCCGGAAAACCTTCATCCCTTCCTCCCCTCCCTCCTCGGCTCCTTCGAATGCGACGAGTATCTCGGATGGGCCGTCCCTTACTGCTCCGGCGGCGACCTCAACGCCCTCCGCCACTTCCAAAACGACCGCGTCTTCTCCCCCGCCGTGCTCCGCTTCTACCTCGCCGAGATCGTCTGCGCGCTCGAGCACCTCCATACCATGGGGCTCGCTTACCGTGACTTGAAGCCGGAAAACGTGCTGATCCAACACTCGGGTCACGTGACCCTCACGGACTTCGACCTTTCCAGAAGCCTCAACCACCAAGCCGTTAAAACAGTCGCTAGTGCCGCGGACAACGCTGCGGAGGACACGCGGCGAAAGTCCCGCGGGAGCCTCACGCGCTGGATCACCATTATCAACGACAACAAGAAATCCAAGGCGGCCGGAGTAGGGTTGTTAAAGAAGGCCAAGTCCGCCCGGGTCAGCCCCGTCTGCCGCCGCAAGCCGAGCTTCTCCGACAACGGGGAACGGGCCAACTCGTTCGTCGGCACCGTGGAGTACGTCTCCCCGGAGATCCTCCGCGGCGAGGGTCACGATTTCGCCGTGGACTGGTGGGCGTTGGGGATTTTAGCCTACGAGTGCCTCTACGGTATGACGCCGTTTAAGGGGAAGAGCCGGAAGGAGACTTTCCGTAACGTGGTGACGAGGACGCCGGAGTTCGTGGGTCGACGGACGGCGCTGACGGACTTGATCGAACGGCTGTTACATAAGGACCCCACAAGGAGGTTAGGGTACGTGAGAGGCGCGTGCGA encodes:
- the LOC126789438 gene encoding serine/threonine-protein kinase UCN, whose protein sequence is MEEIPLPSHFSPELDLDTLKPISFLGKGAMGTVYLVYDPKSDPSAASPFALKLVDKSLLRTKPDADRRARWEVQVLTRLSDPENLHPFLPSLLGSFECDEYLGWAVPYCSGGDLNALRHFQNDRVFSPAVLRFYLAEIVCALEHLHTMGLAYRDLKPENVLIQHSGHVTLTDFDLSRSLNHQAVKTVASAADNAAEDTRRKSRGSLTRWITIINDNKKSKAAGVGLLKKAKSARVSPVCRRKPSFSDNGERANSFVGTVEYVSPEILRGEGHDFAVDWWALGILAYECLYGMTPFKGKSRKETFRNVVTRTPEFVGRRTALTDLIERLLHKDPTRRLGYVRGACEIKEHEFFRGVRWDLLTEVSRAPFIPPREEDVTERTRDSEKCGASVRELLQKLRAPPSSMPPSPDCQFAEF